The following coding sequences are from one Ornithorhynchus anatinus isolate Pmale09 chromosome 11, mOrnAna1.pri.v4, whole genome shotgun sequence window:
- the LOC103165285 gene encoding antimicrobial peptide NK-lysin-like isoform X2 — translation MAAFLLLLSLTLLAGPAWAGTGLIPKDHKQEPALWHQQHHQDSRLTGDLLDRKVSPRFICSTCQVIMTKLKELVGDNSDDMNEIKKAEKQVCSSVSFYLRWACEKLIKKFFLPIARDFLSGKNPRQVCEDIKICKPKKDQDAGEKILESESALEKRTLEEEWSQPAKRSLRRY, via the exons ATGGCAGCTTTTCTCttgcttctctccctgaccctcctgGCCGGCCCAG CCTGGGCCGGCACAGGCCTGATCCCCAAGGACCACAAGCAGGAACCAGCTCTCTGGCACCAGCAGCACCATCAAGACAGCCgcttaacg GGGGACCTGCTTGACCGGAAGGTGTCACCCCGTTTCATCTGCAGCACCTGTCAAGTCATCATGACGAAGCTTAAAGAGCTGGTTGGGGACAATTCTGACGATATG AATGAGATtaagaaggcagagaagcaggtGTGCAGCTCTGTGAGCTTCTATCTCCGGTGGGCCTGCGAGAAACTCATAAAGAagttcttcctccccatcgccAGAGACTTCTTAAGCGGCAAGAATCCCCGGCAGGTCTGCGAGGACATCAAGATCTGCAAGCCTAAGAAAG accaggATGCCGGGGAGAAGATCCTGGAGTCTGAATCTGCCCTTGAGAAGAGGACTCTGGAGGAAGAGTGGTCCCAGCCTGCCAAAAGGTCCCTTCGGAGATACTGA
- the LOC103165285 gene encoding antimicrobial peptide NK-lysin-like isoform X1 gives MAAFLLLLSLTLLAGPAWAGTGLIPKDHKQEPALWHQQHHQDSRLTGDLLDRKVSPRFICSTCQVIMTKLKELVGDNSDDMNEIKKAEKQVCSSVSFYLRWACEKLIKKFFLPIARDFLSGKNPRQVCEDIKICKPKKGPEGHGSEDGSGHREPRLLTLAQIQHQDAGEKILESESALEKRTLEEEWSQPAKRSLRRY, from the exons ATGGCAGCTTTTCTCttgcttctctccctgaccctcctgGCCGGCCCAG CCTGGGCCGGCACAGGCCTGATCCCCAAGGACCACAAGCAGGAACCAGCTCTCTGGCACCAGCAGCACCATCAAGACAGCCgcttaacg GGGGACCTGCTTGACCGGAAGGTGTCACCCCGTTTCATCTGCAGCACCTGTCAAGTCATCATGACGAAGCTTAAAGAGCTGGTTGGGGACAATTCTGACGATATG AATGAGATtaagaaggcagagaagcaggtGTGCAGCTCTGTGAGCTTCTATCTCCGGTGGGCCTGCGAGAAACTCATAAAGAagttcttcctccccatcgccAGAGACTTCTTAAGCGGCAAGAATCCCCGGCAGGTCTGCGAGGACATCAAGATCTGCAAGCCTAAGAAAG GCCCTGAGGGACATGGTTCAGAGGACGGGAGTGGACATAGGGAGCCCAGGCTGCTCACTCTAGCCCAAATACAGC accaggATGCCGGGGAGAAGATCCTGGAGTCTGAATCTGCCCTTGAGAAGAGGACTCTGGAGGAAGAGTGGTCCCAGCCTGCCAAAAGGTCCCTTCGGAGATACTGA